A genomic window from Erythrobacter sp. BLCC-B19 includes:
- the pheT gene encoding phenylalanine--tRNA ligase subunit beta produces the protein MKFSLTWLKDYLETDATVADICDALNAIGLEVEGVEDPAEKLAGFRIAHVLTAARHPDADKLQVLTVDTGDGQPLQVVCGAPNARAGMKGVLGLPGAVVPANGMVLRKSAIRGVESNGMMCSTRELELGEDHDGIIELPDDAPVGTDFAAYHGSDPVIEVAVTPNRPDCMGVYGIARDLAAKGLGTLKPIAMPAFAASSACPVEIRTDDAEGCPAFYGRVVKGVTNGPSPDWLQARLKSAGQRPISLLVDLTNYLMLGHGRPAHAYDLAKLSGAVVARRAKDGEEVLALNEKTYTLDSEMVVIADDAGVHDIAGIMGGEHSGVTESTTDVLLEIAYFDPARIGATGRKLGLSSDARTRFERGVDPEFLDAGLDLLTGLIVELAGGTPSETVRAGSPPSDAKVVAFDPGQTLRLGGVDVPEGEQKRILESLGFAVSADWQVTCPLRRHDIEGPADLVEEVVRIHGLDKVASVALPRVEGVARPTATPQQKLERGLRRAAAASGLNEAVTWSFLPTWAAEHFGSDQPLWVLANPISEDMKAMRPSLLPGLLMASKRNADRGAASSRLFEIGRRYFRGANGLSDEKPTLGIVLAGEKTARGWQSGKAKPFDAYDAKALALALLEAAGAPVANLMVMGEAGPQFHPGQSATLRLGPKVVLARFGMVHPATLKAFDADGPIAAVELFLDAIPAKKGAAFARPGFTPPALQAVTRDFAFLVPATLAAGDLVRAVQGADKAFITGVRVFDVFAGQGVPEGHKSIAVEVTLQPGEASFKDADLKAIAEKVVAAAAKLGGELRG, from the coding sequence ATGAAGTTCTCGCTGACCTGGCTCAAGGATTACCTTGAAACCGACGCCACCGTTGCGGACATCTGCGACGCGCTCAACGCCATCGGGCTTGAAGTCGAAGGCGTGGAAGACCCGGCAGAAAAGCTCGCGGGCTTCCGCATCGCTCACGTGCTCACCGCCGCGCGGCACCCCGATGCCGACAAGCTACAGGTGCTCACCGTCGACACCGGAGACGGCCAGCCGCTGCAGGTCGTGTGCGGCGCGCCCAATGCGCGCGCGGGGATGAAGGGCGTGCTGGGCCTGCCCGGCGCGGTCGTCCCCGCCAATGGCATGGTTTTGCGCAAGAGCGCGATCCGCGGCGTCGAGAGCAACGGCATGATGTGCTCGACCCGCGAACTGGAGCTGGGCGAGGATCACGACGGCATCATCGAACTGCCCGACGATGCGCCGGTCGGCACCGATTTCGCCGCCTATCACGGCAGCGATCCGGTGATCGAGGTCGCCGTGACCCCTAACCGCCCGGATTGCATGGGCGTTTACGGCATCGCCCGCGATCTCGCGGCCAAGGGGCTGGGGACGCTGAAGCCGATCGCCATGCCTGCCTTCGCGGCGAGCAGCGCGTGCCCGGTCGAAATCCGCACCGACGATGCCGAGGGCTGCCCCGCCTTCTATGGCCGCGTGGTGAAGGGCGTGACCAACGGCCCCTCGCCCGACTGGCTGCAGGCGCGGCTGAAGAGCGCAGGGCAACGTCCGATCTCGCTGCTGGTCGACCTCACCAACTACCTGATGCTTGGGCATGGGCGTCCGGCGCACGCCTACGACTTGGCCAAGCTTTCGGGCGCGGTGGTCGCGCGGCGGGCGAAGGACGGCGAAGAGGTGCTGGCGCTCAACGAGAAGACCTATACGCTCGACAGCGAAATGGTCGTGATCGCGGATGACGCGGGCGTTCACGATATCGCCGGGATCATGGGTGGCGAGCATTCGGGCGTCACCGAGAGCACCACGGATGTGCTGCTCGAAATCGCCTATTTCGATCCTGCGCGCATCGGCGCGACCGGGCGCAAGCTCGGCCTGTCGTCGGACGCGCGCACGCGGTTCGAGCGTGGGGTCGACCCTGAGTTTCTGGATGCGGGCCTCGATCTGCTCACCGGCCTGATCGTCGAGCTGGCAGGCGGCACGCCGAGCGAGACAGTCCGTGCCGGTTCGCCGCCGTCTGACGCGAAGGTTGTCGCTTTCGACCCCGGCCAGACGCTCCGCCTCGGCGGGGTGGATGTGCCCGAGGGCGAGCAGAAGCGCATTCTCGAAAGCTTGGGCTTCGCGGTTTCGGCCGACTGGCAGGTGACCTGCCCGCTGCGCCGGCACGATATCGAAGGCCCGGCCGATCTGGTCGAGGAAGTCGTGCGCATCCACGGCCTCGACAAGGTCGCAAGCGTCGCGCTCCCCCGGGTTGAGGGCGTCGCCCGCCCCACCGCAACGCCGCAGCAGAAGCTGGAGCGCGGTCTGCGCCGTGCAGCCGCCGCGAGCGGGCTGAACGAGGCGGTGACGTGGAGTTTCCTGCCCACCTGGGCGGCGGAGCATTTCGGCTCCGACCAGCCGCTCTGGGTGCTCGCCAATCCGATCAGCGAGGACATGAAGGCGATGCGCCCCTCGCTGCTCCCCGGCCTGCTGATGGCGTCCAAGCGCAATGCCGATCGCGGCGCTGCCTCCTCACGCCTGTTCGAGATCGGGCGGCGCTATTTCCGGGGCGCGAACGGCCTCAGCGACGAGAAGCCGACGCTGGGCATCGTGCTCGCGGGCGAGAAGACCGCGCGCGGCTGGCAAAGCGGCAAGGCCAAGCCCTTCGACGCCTATGACGCCAAGGCGCTCGCGCTTGCATTGCTCGAAGCGGCGGGCGCGCCGGTCGCCAATCTGATGGTGATGGGCGAGGCGGGGCCGCAGTTCCACCCGGGCCAGTCGGCCACCCTGCGGCTCGGCCCCAAGGTGGTGCTGGCGCGCTTCGGGATGGTGCATCCTGCGACCCTCAAGGCCTTCGATGCCGATGGGCCGATTGCGGCGGTCGAGCTGTTCCTCGACGCGATCCCGGCCAAGAAGGGTGCAGCCTTTGCTCGCCCCGGCTTCACGCCCCCGGCGCTGCAAGCCGTGACCCGCGACTTTGCCTTCCTCGTCCCGGCGACACTGGCTGCGGGCGATCTGGTGCGGGCGGTGCAGGGCGCTGACAAGGCCTTCATCACCGGCGTGCGCGTGTTCGACGTCTTCGCAGGACAAGGCGTGCCCGAGGGCCACAAGTCCATCGCGGTCGAAGTCACCCTCCAGCCGGGCGAGGCGAGCTTCAAGGATGCCGACCTCAAGGCCATCGCCGAAAAGGTCGTCGCGGCCGCTGCCAAGCTGGGCGGGGAGCTGCGCGGATGA
- the pheS gene encoding phenylalanine--tRNA ligase subunit alpha, which yields MTDITSQTEAALAAIAAATTLDALEAERLETLGKKGWVSLALKTLGGMSPEERTAAAPAIQSARAAIAEALDAKKAALEAAALEEQLARETVDLTLPAVAAPKGSVHPVSQVMDELAEIFADLGFAVATGPEIEDDWHNFTALNMDETHPARAMHDTFYFPDKTAEGKDVLLRTHTSPVQIRSMLDQGAPIRIIAPGRVYRSDSDATHTPMFHQVEGLVIDKDIHLGHLKWTLETFFKAFFEREDITLRLRPSYFPFTEPSVEVDVGYSTEGGRRVVGGHGDAPGHAWMELGGSGMVNARVLEFAGLDPKEWQGFAFGLGIDRIAMLKYGMNDLRAFFDGDPRWLAHYGFSPFDQPTLSAGVGARA from the coding sequence ATGACCGATATCACATCCCAGACCGAGGCCGCGCTGGCCGCGATTGCGGCGGCGACCACCCTCGATGCGCTTGAGGCCGAGCGGCTCGAAACGCTCGGCAAAAAGGGCTGGGTGAGCCTTGCCCTGAAGACGCTCGGCGGCATGAGCCCCGAGGAGCGCACCGCCGCTGCCCCCGCGATCCAGTCGGCACGCGCGGCCATTGCCGAGGCGCTTGATGCCAAGAAGGCCGCGCTGGAGGCTGCCGCGCTGGAAGAGCAGCTGGCGCGCGAAACGGTCGACCTGACGCTGCCCGCCGTGGCCGCGCCCAAGGGTTCGGTGCACCCCGTCTCGCAGGTCATGGACGAACTCGCCGAAATCTTCGCCGACCTCGGCTTCGCCGTGGCGACTGGCCCCGAGATCGAGGACGACTGGCACAACTTCACCGCGCTCAACATGGACGAAACCCACCCCGCGCGGGCGATGCATGATACGTTCTACTTCCCGGACAAGACCGCCGAGGGGAAGGATGTGCTGCTGCGCACTCACACCTCCCCCGTCCAGATCCGCTCGATGCTCGATCAGGGCGCGCCGATCCGCATTATCGCCCCGGGCCGGGTCTACCGTTCGGACAGCGACGCCACCCACACGCCGATGTTCCATCAGGTCGAAGGGCTGGTGATCGACAAGGATATTCACCTCGGCCACCTCAAGTGGACGCTGGAGACCTTCTTCAAGGCCTTCTTCGAGCGCGAGGACATTACCCTGCGCCTGCGCCCCAGCTACTTCCCCTTCACCGAACCGAGCGTCGAGGTCGATGTCGGCTACTCTACCGAAGGCGGCCGCCGCGTGGTCGGCGGGCACGGCGATGCGCCGGGCCATGCGTGGATGGAGCTGGGAGGCAGCGGCATGGTCAACGCCCGCGTGCTGGAGTTTGCCGGGCTTGATCCCAAGGAGTGGCAGGGCTTCGCCTTCGGCCTCGGGATCGACCGGATCGCGATGCTCAAATACGGGATGAACGACCTGCGCGCCTTCTTCGACGGCGATCCGCGCTGGCTGGCGCATTACGGCTTCTCGCCCTTCGACCAGCCGACCCTCTCCGCTGGTGTGGGAGCACGCGCATGA
- a CDS encoding helix-turn-helix domain-containing protein, translated as MHMPATQLVHLRFALPSPALRPYVTTYYRTDVICAPRARWLEDWLHPEWANLRFLARGAAQSVVGAGEPEACPGFTVTGPTSRAVRFRIGTGYSWGIGLLPLGWARLLRGVPASDYADRSVDGAADPVFAPLGPLAAALAASDGDWDSQLTLIETHMAQAFADAPPIDEAPILALNAALVDPDVLSVVDLATRLGMTVRSVERLSARAFGFPPKLLLRRQRFLRSLSRFMLDPSRTWLGSLDCHYHDQSHFVRDFRRFMGMCPSAYAKADKPLLTAAAQARMAVAGTAVQGLHSPVGHTAPPQAA; from the coding sequence ATGCACATGCCGGCGACACAATTGGTGCATCTGCGCTTCGCCCTGCCGAGCCCCGCACTGCGCCCCTATGTCACGACCTATTACCGCACCGACGTGATCTGTGCGCCGCGCGCGCGCTGGCTGGAGGACTGGCTGCACCCCGAATGGGCAAACCTGCGCTTTCTCGCCAGGGGTGCGGCGCAGTCGGTGGTCGGGGCGGGTGAGCCTGAGGCCTGCCCCGGCTTCACGGTGACCGGCCCGACCAGCCGCGCCGTGCGCTTCCGGATCGGGACGGGCTATAGCTGGGGGATCGGTCTGTTGCCGCTGGGTTGGGCACGGCTGCTGCGCGGGGTGCCGGCCAGCGACTATGCCGATCGCTCGGTCGATGGCGCTGCCGACCCGGTGTTCGCCCCGCTCGGGCCGCTCGCCGCAGCGCTGGCGGCCAGCGACGGTGACTGGGACAGTCAACTGACCCTGATCGAGACCCACATGGCGCAGGCTTTCGCGGATGCGCCGCCGATCGATGAGGCGCCGATCCTCGCGCTCAATGCCGCGCTGGTCGATCCCGACGTCCTCTCCGTGGTCGATCTCGCCACCCGTCTGGGGATGACGGTGCGCTCGGTCGAACGGTTGTCGGCGCGCGCCTTCGGCTTTCCGCCCAAGCTGCTGCTGCGCCGCCAGCGGTTCCTGAGGAGCCTTTCGCGCTTCATGCTCGATCCCTCGCGCACCTGGCTGGGTTCGCTCGATTGCCACTATCACGACCAGTCGCATTTCGTGCGCGACTTCCGGCGGTTCATGGGGATGTGCCCCTCGGCCTATGCCAAGGCCGACAAGCCGCTGCTGACCGCCGCGGCGCAGGCGCGCATGGCCGTCGCGGGCACGGCGGTGCAGGGTCTCCACTCGCCGGTCGGTCACACCGCGCCGCCGCAGGCCGCCTGA
- a CDS encoding SH3 domain-containing protein: MMRNAGFAVLAAALAMQTAPLAAKDKEPPPELVRCDAPIGSIALVEGDQAGWTEWGLGSPRALLNALVTESGCFTIDNPNDAAPARFLVTAIAGSAEEVDKGMELAKGAATEALVRSGAASSLLRGVPGGGAVLGMFGGLGGKKKTVAAGLRVVSPANGMTVAAGQGVVKKSSLTFGGPSAGWAGTAANASGYLGSKDGQMLTEAFVLAFNQLVAQRELMASAPEVAAAAPAAPDAVVAVDTVMRAAASADAAAVRSLRAGTELDATGNREGLFIEVRDNFGTTGWVSVEDLK, translated from the coding sequence ATGATGAGGAATGCAGGATTTGCCGTACTCGCCGCAGCGCTGGCGATGCAGACAGCGCCGCTGGCGGCCAAGGACAAGGAGCCGCCGCCCGAGCTGGTGCGCTGCGATGCGCCGATCGGCTCGATCGCGCTGGTCGAGGGCGATCAGGCAGGCTGGACCGAATGGGGTCTCGGATCGCCCCGCGCGCTGCTCAATGCGCTGGTGACGGAAAGCGGCTGCTTCACCATCGACAATCCCAATGATGCCGCCCCGGCGCGGTTTCTGGTGACCGCCATCGCGGGCAGCGCGGAGGAGGTCGACAAGGGCATGGAGCTGGCCAAGGGCGCCGCGACCGAAGCGCTGGTGCGATCGGGCGCGGCATCGTCCCTGCTGCGCGGGGTGCCGGGCGGCGGCGCGGTGCTCGGGATGTTCGGCGGGCTCGGCGGCAAGAAGAAGACCGTTGCCGCAGGCCTGCGCGTGGTCAGCCCGGCCAACGGCATGACGGTCGCGGCAGGACAAGGCGTGGTCAAGAAATCGAGCCTCACCTTTGGCGGGCCGTCGGCAGGCTGGGCAGGCACCGCCGCCAATGCCTCGGGCTATCTGGGCAGCAAGGACGGCCAGATGCTGACCGAGGCCTTCGTCCTCGCCTTCAACCAGCTGGTCGCCCAGCGCGAGCTGATGGCCTCTGCGCCCGAAGTCGCCGCCGCCGCTCCGGCAGCGCCCGATGCGGTGGTCGCGGTCGACACCGTGATGCGCGCCGCGGCCAGCGCCGATGCCGCCGCTGTGCGATCCTTGCGGGCCGGAACCGAGCTTGATGCCACCGGCAACCGCGAGGGGCTGTTCATCGAGGTGAGGGACAATTTCGGCACCACCGGCTGGGTCTCGGTCGAAGACCTCAAATAG
- a CDS encoding helix-turn-helix domain-containing protein has product MHSAMREPAAPSAYRLKADFREPPAQFEGCFTTFYHMTLTLDPAAPPLVDYLQPEWANLRFFCGGLPEAAIGSTSVRGASFVGTGASTLPCRFSMPSVRMWGVGILPLGWARLFDSDASSCINMICDGATHPAFRHFAGLTEVLCHPEADPDEQYQAIVTAMERRMRPTRDDSRIRRIHHELVNGEHAAVHDLADACAMSIRTLERMCMRYFGFSPKLLMRRQRFMRSLTTFMLTRGSRWTEAMDAHYHDQAQFTREFREFMTMNPSEYAALDHPILTSFMEARARVWGSAAQTLDPPAPPR; this is encoded by the coding sequence ATGCACAGTGCCATGCGCGAGCCTGCCGCGCCGTCAGCCTACCGGCTCAAGGCCGATTTCCGCGAACCGCCTGCGCAGTTCGAAGGCTGCTTCACGACCTTCTATCACATGACCCTGACGCTCGATCCGGCGGCGCCCCCGCTGGTCGACTATCTCCAGCCCGAATGGGCCAATCTGCGGTTTTTCTGCGGCGGCCTGCCCGAAGCGGCCATCGGCAGCACCAGCGTGCGCGGTGCATCTTTCGTCGGCACCGGGGCCAGCACCCTGCCGTGCCGCTTCTCCATGCCTTCGGTGCGGATGTGGGGGGTGGGGATCCTCCCGCTCGGCTGGGCGCGGTTGTTCGATTCCGATGCGAGTTCGTGCATCAACATGATCTGCGACGGCGCCACCCATCCCGCCTTCCGCCACTTTGCCGGGCTGACCGAGGTGCTGTGTCATCCCGAGGCCGATCCCGACGAGCAGTATCAGGCGATCGTCACCGCGATGGAGCGCCGGATGCGCCCGACCCGCGACGATAGCCGCATCCGCCGCATCCACCACGAGCTGGTGAACGGCGAACACGCCGCCGTCCATGACCTCGCCGATGCCTGCGCCATGAGCATCCGCACGCTTGAACGGATGTGTATGCGCTATTTCGGGTTTTCGCCCAAGCTGCTGATGCGCCGCCAGCGCTTCATGCGTTCGCTGACCACCTTCATGCTCACGCGCGGTAGCCGCTGGACCGAGGCGATGGACGCGCATTACCACGATCAGGCGCAGTTCACCCGCGAGTTCCGCGAGTTCATGACCATGAACCCGTCCGAATATGCCGCGCTCGATCACCCGATCCTGACCTCGTTCATGGAGGCGCGGGCGCGGGTGTGGGGGAGTGCGGCGCAGACGCTCGATCCGCCTGCGCCGCCGCGCTGA
- the rplT gene encoding 50S ribosomal protein L20, giving the protein MARVKRGVTTRAKHKRILDQAKGYRGRRKNTIRIARQAVEKAGQYAYRDRKVKKRTFRALWIQRINAAVRMEGLTYSQFMHGIKLAGIELDRKAMADLAMNEGGAFKAVIAQAKAALPA; this is encoded by the coding sequence ATGGCACGCGTCAAACGGGGTGTTACCACCCGCGCCAAGCACAAGCGGATTCTGGACCAGGCCAAGGGCTATCGTGGTCGCCGCAAGAACACCATCCGCATCGCCCGTCAGGCGGTCGAGAAGGCCGGGCAATATGCCTACCGCGACCGCAAGGTGAAGAAGCGGACCTTCCGCGCTCTGTGGATCCAGCGCATCAATGCGGCTGTCCGCATGGAAGGCCTGACCTATTCGCAGTTCATGCACGGCATCAAGCTCGCCGGCATCGAACTCGACCGCAAGGCGATGGCCGATCTCGCCATGAACGAAGGCGGCGCCTTCAAGGCCGTGATCGCTCAGGCCAAGGCGGCTTTGCCCGCGTAA
- the rpmI gene encoding 50S ribosomal protein L35: protein MPKLKTKSGVKKRFKITATGKVKHGVAGKRHRLISHNAKYIRTNRGTSVLSANDTPTIKKWAPYGLD, encoded by the coding sequence ATGCCCAAGCTGAAGACCAAGAGCGGTGTGAAGAAGCGCTTCAAGATCACCGCCACCGGCAAGGTCAAGCACGGCGTCGCTGGCAAGCGTCACCGTCTGATCAGCCACAACGCCAAGTATATCCGCACCAACCGCGGCACCTCGGTCCTGTCGGCCAATGATACGCCGACGATCAAGAAGTGGGCGCCCTACGGGCTGGATTGA
- a CDS encoding HNH endonuclease — protein sequence MFNAELIEKVARFRGVDEDPTRNLSACPALVLNADYTPLSYYPLSLWPWQTAIKAVFLDRVDIVASYDRSVHSPSFDMKIPSVIALRQYVKQSEFPAFTRFNVFLRDRFQCQYCGSHEHLTFDHVTPRRLGGRTTWENIITACAPCNMKKGGRTPKQAGMSLHQPPIRPTSWQLQQAGRLFPPGYLHETWRDWLYWDVELEA from the coding sequence GTGTTCAATGCCGAACTGATCGAGAAAGTGGCCCGGTTCCGCGGGGTCGATGAAGACCCGACGCGCAACCTGTCGGCCTGTCCGGCGCTGGTGCTCAACGCCGATTACACCCCGCTGTCCTATTACCCGCTCAGCCTGTGGCCGTGGCAGACCGCGATCAAGGCGGTGTTCCTCGACCGGGTGGACATCGTCGCGAGCTATGACCGCAGCGTGCACTCGCCCAGCTTCGACATGAAGATCCCGAGCGTCATCGCGCTCCGGCAATATGTGAAGCAGAGCGAGTTTCCCGCCTTCACCCGCTTCAATGTGTTCCTGCGCGACCGCTTCCAGTGCCAGTATTGCGGCAGCCACGAACACCTGACCTTCGATCACGTCACCCCGCGCCGCCTTGGGGGCCGGACGACGTGGGAGAACATCATCACCGCCTGCGCGCCATGCAACATGAAGAAGGGCGGGCGCACCCCCAAACAGGCGGGCATGAGCCTCCACCAGCCCCCGATCCGCCCGACCAGCTGGCAGCTGCAACAGGCCGGCCGCCTGTTCCCGCCCGGCTACCTCCACGAAACCTGGCGCGACTGGCTGTACTGGGACGTCGAGCTGGAGGCATAA
- the gluQRS gene encoding tRNA glutamyl-Q(34) synthetase GluQRS produces MDHPAPLVTRFAPSPNGRLHLGHALSAIVAHDLARAGGGRFLLRIEDIDGPRSRPELADEFRRDLEWLGLEWEEVPAQSTRLASYAAAAEGLRARGLIYPCTCTRSEIVAAGAAEGSDGLIYPGTCKHRPPDPDRPAAWRLDAERASAETGPLVWEDALAGPQPVNWAGLGDVVLVRKDLPASYHLAVTLDDAADGVTLVTRGADLFAASHVHRTLQALLGLPVPRWHHHRLLLDASGEKLAKQRGSPALAERRAAGEDGRLLAEQLRLQHLALGT; encoded by the coding sequence ATGGATCACCCCGCCCCGCTCGTGACCCGTTTCGCGCCCAGCCCCAACGGGCGGCTGCATCTGGGCCATGCGCTGAGCGCGATCGTGGCGCATGATCTGGCCCGGGCAGGCGGAGGGCGGTTCCTGCTTAGGATCGAGGATATTGACGGGCCGCGCTCGCGCCCCGAACTCGCCGACGAATTCCGGCGCGACCTGGAATGGCTGGGGCTGGAGTGGGAGGAGGTGCCCGCCCAATCCACCCGGCTTGCCAGCTATGCCGCCGCCGCCGAGGGGCTGCGGGCGCGCGGGCTCATCTATCCCTGCACCTGCACCCGCTCGGAGATTGTCGCGGCAGGGGCGGCCGAGGGCTCGGATGGCCTGATCTACCCCGGCACCTGCAAGCACCGCCCGCCCGATCCCGACCGTCCGGCGGCATGGCGGCTGGATGCGGAGCGGGCCTCGGCCGAGACCGGCCCGCTGGTGTGGGAGGATGCGCTGGCGGGGCCGCAGCCGGTCAATTGGGCGGGGCTTGGCGATGTGGTGCTGGTGCGCAAGGACTTGCCCGCCAGCTATCACCTCGCCGTCACGCTCGACGATGCGGCGGACGGCGTGACGCTGGTGACGCGCGGGGCCGATCTGTTCGCGGCGAGCCATGTGCATCGCACCTTGCAGGCCTTGCTCGGCCTGCCCGTGCCCCGCTGGCACCACCACCGGCTGCTGCTCGATGCAAGCGGCGAGAAACTGGCCAAGCAGCGCGGCTCACCGGCGCTGGCGGAGCGGCGCGCGGCCGGCGAGGACGGCAGGTTGCTTGCCGAGCAACTGCGCCTGCAACATTTGGCACTTGGAACCTGA
- a CDS encoding cob(I)yrinic acid a,c-diamide adenosyltransferase has product MVKLNRIYTRTGDDGTTGLVDGSRCPKHSARIAAMGLVDEANSAIGLAICALEGAGEKALLTRVQNDLFDLGADLATPAEGGDFTPSEMVLRIVASQPLWIEAQIDALNERLEPLTSFVLPGGSEAAARVHIARATTRAAERAMVALAAEVPVNPAALAYINRLSDLLFVLARVANADGRADVKWVPGANR; this is encoded by the coding sequence ATGGTCAAATTGAACCGGATCTACACCCGCACCGGGGATGACGGGACGACGGGACTTGTCGATGGCTCGCGCTGCCCCAAGCATTCGGCCCGCATTGCCGCGATGGGGCTGGTGGACGAGGCGAACAGCGCCATCGGGCTCGCGATCTGCGCGCTCGAAGGGGCGGGCGAAAAGGCGCTGCTGACGCGCGTCCAGAACGACCTGTTCGATCTCGGCGCCGACCTTGCCACCCCGGCGGAAGGCGGCGACTTCACGCCCTCGGAGATGGTGCTGCGGATTGTGGCGAGCCAGCCGCTGTGGATCGAAGCGCAGATCGATGCGCTCAACGAACGGCTCGAACCGCTCACCAGCTTTGTGCTTCCGGGCGGGAGCGAGGCGGCGGCGCGCGTCCACATCGCCCGCGCCACCACCCGCGCGGCAGAACGGGCGATGGTCGCACTGGCGGCGGAGGTGCCGGTCAATCCGGCCGCGCTCGCCTATATCAACCGCCTGTCCGACCTGCTGTTCGTGCTCGCCCGCGTGGCCAATGCCGATGGCCGCGCGGACGTGAAGTGGGTGCCGGGCGCGAACCGCTAG
- a CDS encoding 3-hydroxyacyl-CoA dehydrogenase NAD-binding domain-containing protein has protein sequence MRKIAVIGAGQMGTGIAQTVAAHGMNVMLTDVDLARAEAGKANIEAALVKLMGRGKIEAADAEILLARITPVCDYAPFSEADLIIEAATEREEIKNTIFEKAGKVLNSAAIMASNTSSIPITRMANHSPDPARFIGLHFFNPVPVMGLIEVIPGLATAKDTTDRVTAFAKGLGKEVVLSQDEPGFVVNRILLPMINEAVFVLGQSTAGIEDIDKGCRLGLNHPMGPLQLADFVGLDTCLDIINVLYTTTRDSKYRPAPLLVKYVEAGWLGRKTGRGFYDYSGDAPVPTR, from the coding sequence ATGCGCAAAATCGCCGTCATCGGCGCCGGTCAGATGGGCACCGGCATCGCTCAGACTGTCGCCGCCCATGGCATGAACGTCATGCTCACCGACGTCGACCTGGCGCGCGCCGAGGCGGGCAAGGCCAATATCGAGGCCGCGCTGGTCAAGCTGATGGGCCGCGGCAAGATCGAGGCGGCCGACGCCGAAATCCTGCTCGCCCGCATCACGCCGGTGTGCGACTACGCCCCCTTCAGCGAGGCCGATCTGATCATCGAAGCGGCGACCGAGCGCGAGGAGATCAAGAACACGATCTTCGAAAAGGCAGGCAAGGTGCTGAATTCGGCGGCGATCATGGCCTCGAACACCTCGTCGATCCCGATCACCCGGATGGCCAACCACTCGCCCGATCCGGCGCGGTTCATCGGGCTTCACTTCTTCAACCCGGTGCCGGTGATGGGGCTGATCGAGGTCATTCCGGGCCTCGCCACCGCCAAGGACACCACCGACCGCGTCACCGCCTTCGCCAAGGGGCTGGGCAAGGAAGTGGTGCTGAGCCAGGACGAGCCCGGCTTCGTCGTCAACCGCATCCTGCTGCCGATGATCAACGAGGCGGTGTTCGTGCTCGGCCAGTCGACCGCGGGGATCGAGGATATCGACAAGGGCTGCCGTCTCGGCCTCAATCACCCGATGGGGCCGCTGCAACTGGCGGATTTCGTCGGGCTCGACACCTGCCTCGACATCATCAACGTGCTCTACACCACCACCCGCGACAGCAAGTACCGCCCCGCGCCGCTGCTGGTGAAGTATGTCGAAGCCGGATGGCTGGGCCGCAAGACCGGGCGCGGGTTCTACGACTATTCGGGCGACGCGCCGGTGCCGACGCGCTGA